The Hymenobacter baengnokdamensis genome includes a region encoding these proteins:
- a CDS encoding MarR family winged helix-turn-helix transcriptional regulator, with protein sequence MRLEDEIKQPTFQNEGQKAYLNILFTAGWLSLRQAAAFRPYGVTLPQFNVLRILRGQYPKPATVALLIERMLDKTSNASRIVDKLEEKKLVTRTVCPANRRAVDICITEAGLRLLRQIDDSGLTTFEDSGLTEGELIQLNNLLDKIRA encoded by the coding sequence GTGCGCCTCGAAGACGAAATCAAGCAGCCAACCTTCCAGAATGAAGGCCAGAAAGCTTATTTAAATATCCTGTTTACTGCCGGCTGGCTGTCGCTGCGGCAAGCGGCGGCATTTCGGCCGTATGGGGTTACGCTGCCGCAATTTAACGTGCTGCGCATCTTGCGCGGGCAATATCCCAAACCGGCCACCGTGGCACTGCTTATCGAGCGCATGCTCGACAAAACCAGTAATGCCTCGCGTATCGTCGATAAGCTCGAAGAAAAGAAGCTCGTAACCCGCACCGTTTGCCCTGCCAATCGCCGGGCCGTGGATATCTGCATTACGGAGGCGGGCCTGCGCCTGCTGCGGCAGATTGACGACAGCGGCCTTACCACCTTCGAAGACAGTGGCCTCACGGAAGGCGAATTAATAC
- a CDS encoding DUF6799 domain-containing protein, with amino-acid sequence MRSTPFFAAALLGAALSLTSYTSQAQSGGTPIRPNRNAQFVFRDGEVVQRLGTQITPLEQNIRLPNGTKINVKSGIVEFPGGKITSLHENDYINAEGGIVFGSPASAAAARGDNSVAADAKFDKYVQVGTAPTTILGDAPNEREQLLMHKIELLNRKVALLQQTHPNAPNTDVVDKQLQEIDTQLKTVK; translated from the coding sequence ATGCGTAGTACTCCGTTTTTCGCCGCTGCCCTGCTGGGGGCTGCCTTATCGCTCACTTCCTACACGAGCCAGGCCCAATCGGGCGGCACGCCCATCCGGCCCAATCGCAACGCGCAATTTGTGTTTCGCGATGGCGAAGTAGTTCAGCGCCTGGGCACCCAGATTACGCCGCTGGAGCAGAATATCCGGCTGCCCAACGGCACAAAAATCAACGTAAAGAGTGGTATTGTGGAGTTTCCGGGCGGTAAAATCACCAGCCTGCACGAAAACGACTATATCAATGCGGAAGGCGGCATTGTATTTGGCTCGCCGGCCAGCGCCGCCGCTGCCCGTGGCGACAACTCGGTGGCGGCTGATGCCAAATTCGACAAATATGTGCAGGTGGGCACCGCTCCTACTACCATTTTGGGCGATGCCCCCAACGAGCGCGAACAGCTGCTGATGCACAAGATTGAGCTGCTCAACCGCAAGGTGGCGCTGCTCCAGCAAACCCACCCCAACGCGCCGAATACAGATGTTGTAGATAAACAGCTGCAGGAAATTGACACGCAGCTAAAAACGGTAAAGTAA
- a CDS encoding enolase C-terminal domain-like protein, whose translation MTTWTLTAYELPLRFLWKISRNASASKTNLVLQATQAGTSGRGEAAPNVRYDETPALLQAQFDDLLAHGLAQVDTLADLTALLAARPVAHALRFALESALTHCLAARAGQPVWQWLGVPPPGPRVATAFTLPIMEPGEVAAFIAAQQAARFGLLKVKVNQEGALDLLRTVAAALPGRPLLVDGNEAWADADSLLRFLENAAAVPGLRLRLLEQPLPAALAADYRYLRPRVAVPLLADESVTDEADFAEIARQFHGVNVKLMKAGGYQRGIELLRQTRAHGLLPMLGCMVETSLGIWSALQISALADVHDLDGILVVRDEPFGLVQEQNGELVPVA comes from the coding sequence ATGACTACCTGGACCCTGACTGCCTACGAGCTGCCCCTGCGCTTTCTCTGGAAAATATCGCGGAATGCCTCGGCCAGTAAAACCAACCTGGTGCTGCAAGCCACCCAGGCCGGCACCAGCGGCCGGGGCGAAGCCGCGCCCAACGTGCGCTACGACGAAACCCCCGCGCTGCTCCAGGCGCAGTTCGACGACCTGCTGGCCCACGGGCTGGCCCAGGTCGATACGCTGGCCGACCTCACGGCCCTGCTGGCGGCCCGACCAGTGGCGCACGCCCTGCGCTTTGCCCTGGAATCGGCCCTTACGCACTGCCTGGCCGCCCGCGCCGGGCAGCCGGTGTGGCAGTGGCTGGGTGTGCCGCCGCCCGGCCCACGCGTAGCCACTGCTTTTACCCTGCCGATTATGGAGCCGGGCGAGGTGGCCGCTTTTATTGCTGCGCAGCAGGCCGCCCGCTTCGGCCTGCTGAAAGTGAAAGTAAACCAGGAGGGGGCGCTCGACCTGCTGCGGACCGTGGCGGCAGCCTTGCCCGGCCGGCCGCTGCTGGTAGATGGCAACGAAGCCTGGGCCGATGCCGACAGCCTGCTGCGCTTTCTGGAAAATGCTGCCGCCGTGCCCGGCCTGCGCCTGCGCTTACTGGAGCAGCCGCTCCCGGCCGCGCTGGCCGCCGACTACCGCTACCTGCGCCCCCGCGTGGCAGTGCCGCTGCTGGCCGATGAGTCGGTAACCGACGAGGCCGATTTTGCCGAGATTGCCCGGCAGTTTCACGGCGTCAACGTGAAGCTGATGAAGGCCGGCGGCTACCAGCGCGGTATTGAGCTGCTGCGCCAGACCCGCGCCCACGGCCTGCTGCCCATGCTGGGCTGCATGGTCGAAACCTCACTCGGCATCTGGTCGGCGCTGCAAATCAGCGCCCTGGCCGATGTCCACGACCTCGACGGCATTCTGGTCGTGCGCGACGAGCCATTCGGGTTGGTGCAGGAACAAAATGGGGAGCTCGTGCCAGTCGCGTAA
- a CDS encoding dicarboxylate/amino acid:cation symporter: protein MKFSRVFGLAVLVAALAVVLTLLAAYGLLSLPPAVPVAARWLALAALAAALAPRRSLTLWIVLSMLVGIELGHDAPAAAMHLKVLSDAFLRLVKTIIAPLVFATLVVGIAGHANLKQVGRMGLKALIYFEVVTTFALFIGLAAINLTKAGKLAPAVLAAAQRANTASEAASLATAAPQTAADIILHIFPENIAKSVAEGQVLQVVIFAIIFAIGLALTPERTRRPMLDFCESLSEVMFKFTNVVMYFAPLGVGGALAYTVGKMGFGPLLNALQLLLTLYGALIAFVLLVLLPVAVLMRLPIKRFARAVAEPVSIAFATTSSEAALPRAMEAMEGIGVPRRIVAFVMPTGYSFNLDGTTLYLSLAAVFVAQAAGVPLTFGQQLLMVFTLMLTSKGVAGVPRASLVILLATVASFNLPAWPVFIILGIDALMDMARTAVNVLGNCLASAVVARWEGEFIDNYVAPADLFAAEAPAPVTAQ, encoded by the coding sequence ATGAAGTTTTCGCGTGTCTTTGGGCTGGCCGTACTGGTGGCGGCCCTGGCGGTTGTTTTAACCCTACTGGCCGCTTACGGCCTTCTTTCCCTGCCACCGGCCGTGCCCGTAGCGGCGCGCTGGCTGGCCCTGGCCGCGCTGGCCGCTGCGCTGGCGCCACGCCGCTCGCTCACCCTCTGGATTGTGCTGAGCATGCTGGTCGGCATTGAGCTGGGCCACGACGCCCCGGCGGCCGCCATGCACCTGAAGGTACTGAGCGATGCCTTTTTGCGGCTCGTCAAAACGATTATTGCCCCGCTGGTTTTTGCCACGCTGGTGGTGGGTATTGCCGGCCATGCCAACCTCAAACAGGTGGGCCGCATGGGGCTGAAGGCCCTGATTTACTTTGAGGTCGTCACTACGTTTGCGCTCTTTATCGGGCTGGCTGCTATCAACCTGACCAAAGCCGGCAAGCTAGCCCCGGCGGTATTGGCAGCCGCCCAGCGGGCCAATACGGCTTCGGAGGCAGCTAGCCTGGCCACTGCCGCGCCCCAGACGGCCGCCGATATCATTCTGCACATCTTCCCCGAAAACATAGCCAAGTCGGTGGCCGAAGGGCAGGTGCTGCAGGTAGTCATTTTTGCCATCATATTTGCTATCGGCCTGGCCCTCACGCCCGAGCGCACGCGCCGCCCCATGCTCGACTTCTGCGAGAGTCTGTCGGAAGTCATGTTTAAGTTTACCAACGTGGTGATGTACTTCGCCCCGCTGGGCGTGGGCGGGGCGCTGGCCTACACGGTAGGCAAAATGGGTTTTGGGCCCCTGCTCAATGCGCTGCAACTGTTGCTTACGCTATATGGCGCGCTCATTGCCTTTGTACTGCTGGTGCTGCTGCCGGTGGCAGTGTTGATGCGCCTGCCCATCAAGCGCTTCGCGCGGGCCGTAGCCGAGCCGGTGAGCATTGCCTTCGCTACCACCAGCAGCGAGGCCGCGCTGCCCCGCGCCATGGAGGCGATGGAAGGTATTGGCGTGCCGCGCCGCATTGTGGCCTTCGTGATGCCCACGGGCTACTCATTTAACCTCGATGGTACTACGCTTTACCTATCGCTGGCGGCGGTGTTCGTGGCGCAGGCGGCCGGCGTGCCCCTCACCTTCGGGCAGCAATTGCTCATGGTATTCACGCTGATGCTTACCAGCAAAGGCGTGGCCGGCGTGCCCCGCGCCTCCCTCGTGATTCTGCTGGCTACGGTGGCTTCGTTCAACCTGCCGGCCTGGCCGGTGTTTATTATTCTGGGCATCGACGCGCTGATGGACATGGCCCGCACGGCCGTAAACGTGCTCGGCAACTGCCTGGCCTCGGCCGTGGTGGCCCGCTGGGAGGGCGAGTTTATCGACAACTACGTAGCGCCGGCCGACCTGTTTGCGGCCGAAGCGCCGGCGCCCGTTACTGCCCAGTAA
- a CDS encoding GAF domain-containing protein — protein MPATIAPVVSLAAAEALASPAGSAEHSTAAEGQARFPFASRLSLEPLIAYWQERAQAANPGIARLAQGVLAQVADTAGCRGNLVGVQALDECPDVVDTLMTAVFPPATTATAISGAIAPFQRQSFYHTARFAEVLLGKDRTIKQPLNVDLATLEAQLTRMAYLLILVREYGAEAPETGSFIFTVPDYQIGLYRHYGLSLDSTFVQVRLVGQKPVLTPAQVQLLLHNRHRLDLWHELLPSEHFALEGFNLLQLVDVTTQEILSELKYDLLERDVLQAPDRLEQIQEKLRVLFARPALQVGIAAYDERKKAFVDFGRKINHSFLIKQLQGQQLEGEFRLLYERLLIERRPLVLENVATAPNLPEGLRQQILGMGIHSAILALLPYGPDTVGLLELGSPNPDTLDEFDLELVNQFVPLFAVAVKRNAEDLETRIQAVIKEKFTAIHPTMEWRFNDAARRLLARQDDGDRTAEMEPIVFEDVYPLHGSCDIRGSSMARNEAVQGDLIEHLTLANRVLKKASDFQQLPILDELKFYVTKNLRRLRQGIISGDEVSIYDSLRTEVEPLFEYLAQNTPELRATIAAYWQQIDPRLGILYHRRREFEESVTRLNDTISAYLDEEEVKAQQMFPHYFQRMKTDGVEHNIYVGGSLVQDKPFDLVFLKNLRLWQLLVMVEITRRTNALKAELPMPLDTTQLILIHSQPLSIRFRQDERQFDVDGAYNIRYEIIKKRIDKAVVLATGERLTQPGKLALVYTQPRDAAEYIEYIDYLQDRKLLEPGMEELELDELQGVKGLLALRVTVKL, from the coding sequence ATGCCTGCCACTATTGCTCCTGTTGTTTCTCTGGCTGCCGCCGAAGCCTTAGCCTCGCCGGCGGGTAGCGCGGAGCATAGTACGGCGGCCGAAGGGCAGGCGCGGTTCCCCTTTGCTTCGCGCCTGAGCCTGGAGCCACTCATTGCTTACTGGCAGGAGCGCGCCCAAGCCGCCAACCCCGGCATTGCGCGGCTGGCTCAGGGCGTGCTCGCGCAGGTAGCCGATACGGCCGGCTGCCGGGGCAACCTCGTCGGCGTTCAGGCCCTCGATGAGTGCCCCGATGTGGTTGATACGCTGATGACGGCCGTGTTTCCGCCGGCCACCACGGCCACGGCTATCAGCGGGGCCATCGCGCCGTTTCAGCGGCAGAGCTTTTACCATACGGCGCGCTTTGCGGAGGTGCTGCTGGGCAAGGACCGCACCATCAAGCAGCCCCTAAATGTAGACCTGGCGACGCTCGAAGCGCAGCTGACGCGCATGGCCTACCTGCTTATTCTGGTGCGCGAGTATGGCGCTGAGGCGCCCGAAACGGGCTCTTTTATTTTTACGGTGCCCGATTATCAGATTGGTCTTTACCGGCACTACGGCCTTAGCCTCGACTCGACCTTTGTGCAGGTGCGCCTGGTGGGCCAAAAACCGGTGCTGACGCCCGCACAGGTGCAGCTGCTGCTCCACAACCGCCACCGGCTCGACCTGTGGCACGAGCTACTGCCGTCCGAACACTTTGCGCTCGAAGGGTTTAATCTGCTGCAGCTGGTAGACGTGACAACTCAGGAAATTTTGTCGGAGCTGAAATACGACCTGCTGGAGCGTGACGTGCTACAGGCTCCCGACCGCCTGGAACAGATTCAGGAAAAGCTGCGGGTGCTTTTTGCGCGGCCGGCGCTGCAGGTAGGCATTGCGGCCTACGACGAGCGCAAAAAGGCCTTTGTAGATTTTGGCCGCAAAATCAACCACAGCTTTCTGATTAAGCAGCTCCAGGGCCAGCAGCTGGAAGGCGAGTTTCGCCTGCTCTACGAGCGCCTGCTGATTGAGCGCCGCCCGCTGGTGCTCGAAAACGTGGCCACCGCGCCCAACCTGCCCGAAGGCCTGCGCCAGCAGATACTGGGCATGGGAATTCACTCGGCTATTCTGGCGCTGCTGCCCTACGGGCCCGACACGGTGGGCCTGCTGGAGCTGGGCTCGCCCAATCCTGATACGCTGGACGAGTTTGACTTAGAGCTGGTTAACCAGTTTGTACCGCTGTTTGCGGTGGCCGTGAAGCGCAATGCCGAAGACCTGGAAACCCGCATTCAGGCAGTTATCAAGGAAAAATTTACCGCTATTCATCCCACTATGGAGTGGCGCTTCAACGATGCGGCCCGCCGCCTGCTGGCCCGGCAGGACGACGGCGACCGCACCGCCGAGATGGAGCCCATCGTGTTTGAGGATGTGTACCCGCTGCATGGCTCCTGCGACATCCGGGGCAGCAGCATGGCCCGCAACGAGGCCGTGCAGGGCGACCTTATCGAACACCTTACCCTGGCTAATAGGGTGCTCAAAAAGGCTTCCGATTTTCAGCAGCTGCCCATCCTCGACGAGCTCAAGTTCTACGTTACCAAAAACCTGCGCCGCCTGCGCCAGGGCATCATCAGCGGCGATGAGGTGAGTATCTACGACTCGCTGCGCACGGAGGTAGAGCCGCTTTTTGAGTACCTGGCCCAGAACACGCCCGAGCTGCGCGCTACCATTGCCGCCTACTGGCAGCAGATTGACCCGCGCCTGGGTATCCTGTATCACCGCCGCCGCGAGTTTGAGGAAAGCGTTACGCGCCTCAACGATACTATCAGCGCTTACCTCGACGAGGAAGAAGTGAAGGCGCAGCAGATGTTTCCGCACTATTTCCAGCGCATGAAAACCGATGGCGTAGAGCACAATATCTACGTGGGCGGCAGCCTGGTGCAGGACAAGCCCTTCGACCTGGTTTTCCTCAAAAACCTGCGGCTTTGGCAGCTGCTGGTAATGGTGGAGATAACCCGCCGCACCAACGCGCTCAAAGCCGAGCTGCCCATGCCGCTCGACACAACCCAGCTTATTCTCATCCACTCGCAGCCGCTGAGTATCCGCTTCCGGCAAGACGAGCGGCAGTTTGACGTAGACGGCGCGTATAATATTCGCTATGAGATAATTAAGAAGCGAATTGACAAGGCTGTGGTGCTGGCTACCGGCGAGCGCCTTACTCAGCCCGGCAAGCTGGCTCTGGTGTACACGCAGCCCCGCGATGCCGCCGAATACATAGAGTATATTGATTATCTACAAGACCGTAAGCTCCTGGAGCCCGGCATGGAAGAGCTGGAGCTCGACGAGCTTCAGGGGGTGAAAGGCCTGCTGGCCCTGCGCGTGACCGTGAAGCTGTAG